Proteins encoded together in one Sylvia atricapilla isolate bSylAtr1 chromosome 2, bSylAtr1.pri, whole genome shotgun sequence window:
- the SMCO4 gene encoding single-pass membrane and coiled-coil domain-containing protein 4 isoform X1 has product MPLLFLAQPTTPRKRNSSASCFKRPGTIFCCPTPFGPTFQQKKDPKRTMRQLRGKPKKETSKDKKERKQAMQEARQQITTVVLPTLAVVVLLIVVFVYVATRPNTTE; this is encoded by the coding sequence tttcttGCACAGCCAACCACTCCACGGAAAAGGAATTCTTCAGCCTCTTGTTTCAAAAGGCCTGGGACAATCTTCTGCTGTCCCACTCCCTTTGGTCCcacatttcagcaaaaaaaagatCCAAAGAGGACGATGAGGCAGCTTAgaggaaaacccaaaaaagagACCTCCaaagataaaaaggagagaaaacaggcAATGCAAGAGGCCCGGCAACAGATCACTACCGTGGTGCTTCCCACGCTGGCTGTCGTAGTGCTGCTGATTGTCGTGTTTGTTTATGTAGCGACTCGTCCAAATACAACTGAATGA
- the SMCO4 gene encoding single-pass membrane and coiled-coil domain-containing protein 4 isoform X2, with the protein MRQLRGKPKKETSKDKKERKQAMQEARQQITTVVLPTLAVVVLLIVVFVYVATRPNTTE; encoded by the coding sequence ATGAGGCAGCTTAgaggaaaacccaaaaaagagACCTCCaaagataaaaaggagagaaaacaggcAATGCAAGAGGCCCGGCAACAGATCACTACCGTGGTGCTTCCCACGCTGGCTGTCGTAGTGCTGCTGATTGTCGTGTTTGTTTATGTAGCGACTCGTCCAAATACAACTGAATGA